Below is a window of Streptobacillus canis DNA.
ACGGGAGAGATACAAATTTACAAAAAATGCGTTCTAATTTTTTTGGTGCTGCTGGTTGGGATGATTTAGATTTTAATGATTGGAAAGACCATATGAGATTGTTTTTAAAGAATCAAGTAGGATACTTAAGAATGGTGCTTCCATGATAGTTTTTATGTCAATATTAAGGATTGAAACTCTTGTTGAAATAGCAAATGAATTTGGTTTTTATTATAAAACCACTGGAATTTGGCACAAAACAAATCCAATGCCTAGAAATATGAATTTACATTTTGTTAATTCAAATGAGTGCTGGATATATTTTACTTATAAAACAAAAACAGGAACATTCAATAATAAAGGTAAATTGGTTCTAGACTATATTGAAACATTTGTTACGACTGCTAGGGAAAAGAAATTAGGTAAACATCCAACACAAAAGCCAATTATATTATTCGAACATTTTATAAGATTGCTTTCAAATGAGGGCGATTTAGTAGTAGATCCATTTCTAGGAAGCGGTTCTTCTGCAATTGCAAGCTATAGATTAAATAAAAATTTTATCGGTGTTGAATTAGAAGAAAAAAATGCTAAATTAGCGAATATGAGGGTAGAAGATGAAAAGACAAGTTATTGATTTGTTTTCTGGAGTTGGTGGACTATCTAAAGGATTTTTCGACTCAGGATTTGAAATTGTTTTAGCAAATGAAGTTGACTATTCTATAGCTAATTCTTATAAAAAAAATCATCCTAAAGTGAAAATGATTAATGAAGATATTTCAAAATTAGATATTGATGATGTTTTTAATGAGTATAAAAATATAGACGTAATTGTTTGGGGACCACCTTGTCAAGGATTTTCTCAAAAAGGGAAAAGAAAAATAATGGATGATCCACATAATTATTTATTTAAATATTTTTTTGAGGTAGTTAGTGTTGTTAGACCGAAGTATTTTGTGCTAGAAAATGTACCCAACATATTAACTGCAAATAACGGACATTTTAAAGACGAAATTTATAGCTTATGTTCCAGTAATGGTTACACGTTATGATGATACCCTAGTAAGGAAGATTATCCAGAATGTTAGTGTTTATGATGACCACTTTGTAATATGCTTTAAATCTGGAATTGAAATGGAAGTATGATTTAATACTAATATAAACCGTCAATTAAGAGTTAGGTTCTCTTGATTGGCGGTTTTTGCATTGACTTTTATATGATTTATACATGTGATATTATCAAAAATGTTGTTTATAAGGTTATTGATAAGGAGTTGACCACATGAGTGATGTAATAAGCTGTTAGATGAAGCTATTAAAGAAACCGAAAACTTGTACGAAGGAGAAGTCTTTATTTTTAAGGATTTGTTTAAAGGATATGTATAGGACAGGATACCGAGAAAGGACTAGTAGATGTTTTTGAGATATTTTAAATAATATAAAAAACACTTGAATAAATGTTCATATAACTATTGACACAAGAGAAAAAAAATAATATAATAAATATACAACGTATGAATGCTTGTCCAAGTATTCGGATGAAGTGATTTAAAAAGAGGTGATAATATGACTAAAAAATTTAATGCAATTGAAAGATGTGACTGCAATGTAATTCATGAGGATATTGTAAATCAAGTTAGAGATAAAATGCCTCAAGAAGAAAGCCTTTATGAACTAGCAGAATTATTTAAAGTATTTGGAGATTCAACACGAATCAGGATATTATGGGCTTTACATGAAGCTGAAATGTGTGTTTGTGATATCGCTGTATTACTTAACATGACACAATCAGCAATTTCCCATCAGCTGAGAGTCTTAAAGCAAGCTAATTTAGTGAAAAACAGAAAAGAAGGCAAAGTAGTATATTATTCATTAGTTGATGATCATGTAAGAGAAATATTTGACCAAGGTCTAATTCATATCAACGAGAAGTAGTAATGCGGTAGAATAGAATATTTTTTGAAGATATTTGGACATATATTTAAGTCTTCATTTCAAATGAGCAATGCTTCAAGAAAATTTGAAAAAGACTTGTAGTATTCAAAATAAAATTACAAATAATATTTAGGAGGATTTAATAATGAAAAAGAAATTTATACTTGAAGGTTTAGGTTGTGCAAATTGCGCGGCAAAAATAGAAAAGGCTATTAATGAGCTTGATGGAGTGAAAGAAGCTACTGTTAACTTTATGACCACAAAACTCGTTATTGATGGTGAGGATGAAAAAATGCCAACAATAATAGCAGAGATGGAAAAAATAGTTAAAAAAATCGAACCCGATACAACTATGAAAAAGGCTTAAAGGAGGCTATTTAGTATGACAAAACGACTATGGCGAATAATTATTGGTGTAGCCGTGTTAGCTACAGCGGTATTGCTTAGTTTAAATAACGAATGGTTACAGATTGCTCTCTTTATAATAAGTTACATTATTGTAGGTGGAGATGTTGTAAAAAGAGCTGTAAAAAATATTTTTAAAGGTCAAGTTTTCGATGAAAATTTTTTAATGAGTATTGCAACAATTGGTGCATTTTTTATTGGTGAGTATCCTGAAGGTGTTGCAGTTATGCTGTTTTATCAAGTTGGAGAACTGTTTCAAAGCTATGCAGTTGGCAAGTCGAGAAAGTCAATTGCAAGCCTTATGGATATTCGACCAGATTATGCAAATGTTAAAAAAGGTGATGAACTTGTCAAAGTTGACCCAGATGAAGTACAAATTGGAGATATTATTGTAATTAAAGCAGGAGAAAAAATTCCTCTTGATGGCAAGGTAATTGAGGGAAGTTCAATGATTGATACATCGGCACTAACAGGCGAATCTGTTCCTCGTGAAGTAGAAATTGGAAGTGATATCCTAAGTGGGTGCATCAACATTAATGGGGTTATTACAGCAGAGGTTACCAAGGAATTTGGAGAATCTACTGTAAGTAAAATTCTTGATTTAGTTGAAAATGCAAGTAGTAAAAAATCCAATTCAGAACAATTTATTACGAAGTTTGCGAGATATTATACACCGGTTGTGGTTATAATTGCAGTTTTTCTAGCTATTATACCACCTCTTGTTATAGACGGGGCGACTTTTAGTGATTGGATATATAGCGCACTAGCATTCCTTGTGGTATCCTGTCCGTGTGCTTTAGTTATTTCAATTCCTTTGAGTTTCTTCGGTGGAATAGGTGGAGCCTCAAAAAAAGGTGTTTTAGTCAAGGGTAGTAATTATTTAGAGGCATTAGCAGAAACTGAAATTGTTGTTTTTGATAAAACT
It encodes the following:
- a CDS encoding class I SAM-dependent methyltransferase, translating into MIEIINGECIEELRKLDSSTVDLIITDPPYNIANFMNGRDTNLQKMRSNFFGAAGWDDLDFNDWKDHMRLFLKNQVGYLRMVLP
- a CDS encoding DNA-methyltransferase — encoded protein: MIVFMSILRIETLVEIANEFGFYYKTTGIWHKTNPMPRNMNLHFVNSNECWIYFTYKTKTGTFNNKGKLVLDYIETFVTTAREKKLGKHPTQKPIILFEHFIRLLSNEGDLVVDPFLGSGSSAIASYRLNKNFIGVELEEKNAKLANMRVEDEKTSY
- a CDS encoding DNA cytosine methyltransferase, which gives rise to MKRQVIDLFSGVGGLSKGFFDSGFEIVLANEVDYSIANSYKKNHPKVKMINEDISKLDIDDVFNEYKNIDVIVWGPPCQGFSQKGKRKIMDDPHNYLFKYFFEVVSVVRPKYFVLENVPNILTANNGHFKDEIYSLCSSNGYTL
- a CDS encoding ArsR/SmtB family transcription factor, which produces MTKKFNAIERCDCNVIHEDIVNQVRDKMPQEESLYELAELFKVFGDSTRIRILWALHEAEMCVCDIAVLLNMTQSAISHQLRVLKQANLVKNRKEGKVVYYSLVDDHVREIFDQGLIHINEK
- a CDS encoding cation transporter → MKKKFILEGLGCANCAAKIEKAINELDGVKEATVNFMTTKLVIDGEDEKMPTIIAEMEKIVKKIEPDTTMKKA
- a CDS encoding heavy metal translocating P-type ATPase codes for the protein MTKRLWRIIIGVAVLATAVLLSLNNEWLQIALFIISYIIVGGDVVKRAVKNIFKGQVFDENFLMSIATIGAFFIGEYPEGVAVMLFYQVGELFQSYAVGKSRKSIASLMDIRPDYANVKKGDELVKVDPDEVQIGDIIVIKAGEKIPLDGKVIEGSSMIDTSALTGESVPREVEIGSDILSGCININGVITAEVTKEFGESTVSKILDLVENASSKKSNSEQFITKFARYYTPVVVIIAVFLAIIPPLVIDGATFSDWIYSALAFLVVSCPCALVISIPLSFFGGIGGASKKGVLVKGSNYLEALAETEIVVFDKTGTLTKGIFNVQEIHPEGVSKEELLELTAHAESYSNHPISLSLKRAYSKEIDNGRISDVEEISGHGVIATVDGKKVMAGNIKLMKMMDIPYFKEELIGTIVHVAVNNKYIGYIVIADEVKEDSAQAIKELKAANIKQTVMLTGDNKSIGSKVAKELGLDKAYTELLPADKVEKLEELFSQKSKKGKLAFVGDGINDAPVLARADIGIAMGGLGSDAAIEAADVVIMTDEPSKIATAMKISKKTLKIAHQNIVFAIVIKIIVLILSAFGITTMWAAIFADVGVTIIAVLNAFRALNVKNL